The window CTAtgccgctctctctctcactctctctaaCACtctgtcttttcctcttttcatcACTctgcttgtattttttttcttgcaataaaaataacacaacacaCTTTAATGTAGCATTTTATTATCTGTAATGGGTGGTTCGGTAAATATGCATACATGCAATTAGGATACACAAGATATGGGAAGAGAATCAAAGTctagtgacagaaaacaaaagcaatgaCAGAGTGAGcaacaaacatatatatatatatatagacgtGTTCGTTGAGTACAATGAGGGAATAGGCGTGAATTATACTTGCTTTAAAATTCCTTATTCAATAATAAAGTATTAATAGAAGAGGGACTGACTCAGTACAGTCATATCTTGGCATATTCATACCTTAGTCTTGAAACCCTTTAATGCATTTTTGGAGgggtgacttttcttttatagaTTTATATTAAATGTGACAGAACACACCGAATAAAAGCTGGGAACGAGATGAAACAAGGCATTTGCAATGAAGGTGTATCTATCATTTATGTCTATGACAGATAAGCCCTGTAGATATAGGTCAGTTGATATATGATCAAGCGTGGGGGCTGCATTAATATATATGAGCTACATAGCTAAAGAAAAATTCACTGAGATGTGATATGTAGCTATAGGACTGCAAAATGCTTTATTATATACATATAACAAGAAGACTGCAGTACATATTTTATATTCATGCCAGTATGTTTAAAATCAGAAAACATATCACTAAGGGAAGCAGAGGTTTGCCTTCAGCCATTCCAGCGCTGGCACCTACTGCCAGATCAAGACCGCCTGTTTTTCCTGAGAAGCAGAAGACCGATAAGGAACGAGTATCACAAACATTTGTCTCTTTGCATTTATTTTGATTTGTCACCAGGCTGTACCTACCTCTGGTCAGATCCATGGACCTTATGTTAACCCAGAAGACTGTGCGTTGCTGAGCTACGGTGGCCCTGCAAAACCACAGAAGTAACACTGCAGTTGGTTTATTTCAAAAGCTTCAGTTTCTAAAGACAAACCAATACTGAACagcctaatatatatatatatatatatatatatatatatatatatatatatatatatatatatatatatatatatatatatatatatatatatatatatatatatatatatatgtgtgtgtgtgtgtgtgtgtgtgtcagtaatttgcaccagaggtacacttcaactgtgagagacagaatgtgaaaaaaaaaaaaaaatccatgaatccacatggtaggatttgtaaagaatttattcgtaaatcagggtggaaaataagtatttggtcaataacaaaaatacaactcaatactttgtaacataacctttgttggcaataacagaggtcaaacgtttactataggtctttaccaggtttgcacacacagtagctggtattttggcccattcctccatgcagatcttctcgagagcagtgatgttttggggctgtcgccgagcaacacggactttcaactcccgccacagattttctatggggttgaggtctggagactggctaggtcactccaggactttcaaatgcttcttacggagccactcctttgttgcccgggcggtgtgttttggatcattgtcatgttggaagacccagcctcgtttcttCTTCagagttctcactgatggaaggaggttttggctcaaaatctcacgatacatggccccattcattctgtccttaacacggatcagtcgtcctgtccccttggcagaaaaacagccccatagcatgaggtttccacccccatgcttcacagtaggtatggtgttcttgggatgcaactcagtattcttcttcctccaaacacgacgagttgagtttataccaaaaagttctactttggtttcatctgaccacatgacattctcccaatcctctgctgtatcatccatgtgctctctggcaaacttcagacgggcctggacatgcactggcttcagcagcggaacacgtctggcactgcgggatttgattccctgccgttgtagtgtgttactgatggtgacctttgttactttggtcccagctctctgcaggtcattcaccaggtccccccgtgtggttctgggatctttgctcaccgttctcatgatcattttgaccccacgggatgagatcttgcgtggagccccagatcgagggagattatcagtggtcttgcaTGTCTTCCATtttgatgattgctcccacagttgattttttcacaccaagctgcttgcctattgtagattcactcttcccagtctggtgcaggtctacaatacttttcctggcgtccttcgaaagctctttggtcttggccatggcggagtttggagtgtttgaggctgtggacaggtgtcttttatacagatgatgagttcaaacaggtgccattcatacaggtaacgagtgggggacagaaaagcttcttacagaagacgttacagctctgtgagagccagagattttccttgtttgaggtgaccaaatacttattttccaccctgatttacgaataaattctttacaaatcctaccatgtgaattcatggatttttttttcacattctgtctctcacagttgaagtgtacctctggtgcaaattactgacgtctgtcatcattttaagtgggggaacttgcacaatcggtggctgactaaatacttttttgccccactgtatatatatatatatatatatatatatatatatatatatatatatatatatccaaattgtgctatatatatatatatatatatatatatatatatatatatatatatatatatatatatatagcacaaTTTGGATCTACACAGAAAACCTAACAAAGTATATTTGTCTTACATGAAGTAGACAGGACCTTCACAGTTAGGCGGTATCCAGCTGTACACAGTGCTGTTGCCCTTGAGATTGGTGTTGGAGTGAGTGACAGCACCTCGAGGATTATGCGCGCACTGTGAACAATAATCGGAAATtgctgttaattctactctgcTGATTTATATCCATATATTCTCTTCTAATCAAATGCAGTGTTATGTCCCCAGTCACCAGTCTATCATGGGGCGAGCAGAAAAGGagaaacagacaaccattcatgctCACAATCCCATTCAATCCAATCCAGTCATCCCACAGTCCAATGTTTTTGGACTATGGGAGGACCCACACAGGCATGGGGAGAAACTCCACAGAGAAAGGCCCCAGTTGGCTAGTAGATTCAAACCTAGAACCTATCCACTGTTTCTTGGGAACAATCTTATTTATTGTACTTTTGGCATCTTTAACAACATTATGACCATTTGCAGCTCAGGTTTCAACATAGGCTTAACTGAAAAATGCACCTGAAGGAATTTAGTGTCTGGAGGAGGGCGCTGCCACGTCCCCACAGCGTTGAGGCCTCCACCTATTCGAGCTTCCAGAAGCACTCCTCTGTATTTTGGTCCAACGATGGTCACTGCAGTTAGCACAACAAAGACCtcagtgtttatatatataaaataaacagtagtttatcatttcaaatgtaatattTAGATCAATAATGGATAATGGATAAActctttatatatgtatatataaaaaaaaaaaacatccagcacgcccctgcgggcggtttatccttcaagctcgggtcctctaccagaggcctgggagcttgagggtcctgcgcagtatcttagctgttcccaggactgcactcttctggacagagatctccgatgttattcccgggatgtgctggagccactcgcctagcttgggcgtcactgcacctagtgctccgattaccacggggaccaccgttaccttcaccttccacatcctctcgagctcttctctgagcccttggtatttctccagcttctcgtgttgcTTCAGacttatacaaaaaaaaagtatgttcaTCTGTAGAAGAAGTGAAGAGCATCTTACCTGTAATGGGCTTCCCTGGCTGAAACACCCTGGCATTGGTGAGAATAGTGTAGGGTGCTGGTGAAGGCTGAGGCAGCACCCCAGAGTGACGAGGTAACATATCCTCACAGGCACCGGAGGGAGCACCGTTGGGATAGCCGTTAATAAAACAGAACATCTGGAGTATGAGCAACCCAGGCCAAAGGAGCTCCATCAGGCTGAATGAGGAGCAATCACTGTGCAAGCAAAACTATGAAGCAAGCAGTGTGTGATTATACCCTGGAAGGAGTCAGGGGATGGAGTCAGAAATACTCCCGCTGAGTCACGCAAccgaaaaaattacattttctgcAGCTATTACTTACTTAATCATGCTCTCTCTCACAAAGCTCACATGATTTCTTGAAAAGATCTTGCGATATTTCTGCAATTAAAGGCAGAAAAAATTTTCTGCTCTCAAATACACAAAACTTTTGAgtgcttttttctctctttttatctctgtcatttttatttttatatatatatatacatatatatataattgaaATAATCATAAAGTTTGGTGGTTTATAAATAACAGTGGCACACTACTGCGCTGGTTAGTACTTAATACTTATGACAGTAGGAGAAGAGTGAAAGAGGCAAACAAGAGCATGTATGTTGATACTCTGCGGTTAGAAACCTCGTCCTACTTAGGAAACATGCCccatacttatttatttttttgaggtGAGCGATTCAGAAGAAAACGGgctaaaagtcaaaaaacaaacaaactcgcTCCCCAAACCCCTCAAAGCTTCACAAAGACAGCAACAGTCATGGATTTCCTTGCTTGAATTAAACCCCAATGAATATTTATAACATTTATGAGGGCCAATATTCTACCACTCAAACTGGGATAGTTTTTCATTTGTAATAATAAAAGTTTAATGTACTCTTCTATGTGTACATAAAAAAAGCGCTTTGGGTTTCACACTTTCCTGAGAACATCTTATTCCACTATATGTGCTCACTGACCTTCTCACCTgcttaaatttacattttacttGGTCAAGATGAGCTTGTTTAACATTAATAATGagattaaacatttaaaaatgtattaatttaagaagtgttttagtctaatctctctttttttggctGACTCACTTCTTGTTTAAtgataatgtttttttgttttttcatttttcacccgACTAATGCATTGCTGATGTGTGTGTAATAAGGTATTAATGTCAAATGCAACATTGTGCTGCAGTAGTTTAGTTAATCTTTTAACTAAACTATATAACTATTAactatataaatgaaataaaatgtaaaataaagttgagtttaattgaattgaatgggTTTATAATGCTTCTAGGGTGTGATATAACTTGTTATGGTATATTCAAGTCAGTGAAATACATTCGGGTAAGGTGACCATTGTAATTACAGCATCAATAAAaagtgatgtgcagtgtaatCAGATAAAACCAAATTACAGCCCATCATTTATCATTCCTGTTCtcagaactgaattgaatttggCAGCTTTAAGCTAATCGTCCACTGGTTACCTTTGACCGCACATTGTGATAAGATGCCTGAATATGATGTGGTGTCTAATGGCTTTATCTAAATTAAAGGCCTCTCTGGATACACTACAGGGTTTTATGTAAGTTTCATAAAAGAATATTGCCCTGGAAAGATTGAAGTTACAGACCTTTGACATAAAATGAGGCCAGAAGAACAGCAGTAAAAGAAAAGCAGTAAAATGCAACCTAAAATAATTTGGTACTTATGTGTCTTCTGATTTCCACCAgcgtaaaataaataataataataataatggattgcattttatATAGCTCTttttcgggacccctcaaagcgctttacaataccactattcattcactctcacagtCATACACTGGTGAAGCCACATGCATGAAGGAAAGTCAGCTGTTGGTAAGCTTACATCCCACAGAATTTAAGCAAGAAAATGCCCCTCAGTTAGTGAGTCGAAATAAACAATGATAAGGAGACGGTCATTACAAAATCTGGATACAGCTGAGTCTATGGTAGATGCATCTAATTCTGCCATATGGGGTGTTCTAACTTTAGGCAAaccaaaacagacaaacatatgTTGTGTTTAGCTTGTTGTATTACAGCTTAGAAAAATGGTCCAAACTGCCGTATTTTCAAAGCACAATAGAACCACATCATGGCCACACGGACATCACATAATGGGTTGAATGTCCTGAAATGTAACGTCAAACACTAGTGTTGCTTGTGATTGAAAAGAACCTCCAGAAAAGGGTAATAATCACATGCtttgaaaatacaaaaacatattttcttgTGTGCACCACTCGTCTACCAAGCGTTGTGTGTATTTCTCACAGTCTTTGTTGTGGCTTCACAAGCTTTCCGCATAGATAGATTGCGTCTAAAATTACCCATGAGTAGTTTGGTCACAGAAGTATGGTTACAACCAAGCAAGACTGTctctgtatgtgtatatatatatatatatatatatatataaatcctaattgttgttgttttaatgtaCTTTATACTAGAAACCAAATGGCAATGAAATGTTTATCTTAGAATAAGCCTCCCTTAACGTAGCAGGTGAGGCATTCTCTCCtctaaaaaaaaccacacagcatGTTTAACTGAACTTTTATTTACAAGGCTAGATGACACAGAtcatatgaaaaacaaaaactgaaaagctGCCGATTCACCTCCGTGCTCGCTGTACACATCTGTGAGCAGACTGCAGTCTGATTTCTTTCAAGACATTAAAACGATTTATTTCCCCACGTTTGAAACAGAATTGCTTCGTTGCACAGTGTAGAAGTGCTATTTTTCCCTCTTACTTTAAAACTGGATCTTGACCTGATTAGACTTTTAAGTggtacaggaaaaaaaagcaacatatcAATCCTGTTTGGATGttaccttttgtttttaaagggttaaatggaTTAGCAACTCAATATTTTAAGGATTTGTTTAACTATACAGCTCTCTTCTAGGTCTCTGAGGTCATTCTTTCAGCAGCTTCTCTTTAGGACATCCCGAGTGCCTACAGTGGTGATTCAAGTGTTCATTGGGGCCCTAGTCAAAAATGAACAGAAGTCCCTCCAACCAGCATTAATCACCATtatgttataaaataatttgGTACCACCAACCACAATGATTGTTCTATAAAATGAGAGTTAAAACATTATAAAACTAGCTAATTAATGTTAAATGTCAgagtaaacaaaataaaaaaaatgtgatggAATTCCTAATGGAAGATTAATTATTCAAGTGGCTCTGACTATTTCAGACCAGAGTTGCAGCATTTAGTTTTTTTAGCATTGTATATTATCTGCTCCACTTAACAttgtcttgctttttttttttataatccacttagttttattttcttcttttcacttccagaataataacacattttaatcaGGTTTGTTTAAACAGAATCTTGCACCACTTGCAAGGGGAGTGAGTGGAATTTGATGGGAGCACCTTACAGAGATCAGGTCACTCCCGCTGTCAGTGCAACCCACTGCTGCAGTCTTACCTTTGTCAGTGGCTTACTGGAAGCTCAGGATCCTCCAAGCAGTTGCCTACCTTCCCTGGTGGCAGGTCTTTTGCTCTTCCTGTGCAGTACTGTCTCTATTTGTAACACATATTGTTTTTTAGGTCAAATAGTAATTGAAGCTGACTGCAGGTCAGCTTCAATTACTGCAGAAAACAGTCAattctacagtcattggtcaGCTTGTATTTTTTGTTAATGTGATAAGTTATTCATCAAGAATGTTTAAGAATGTGAAACTGAGGAGGGGGTTGTAATATACGAATTATGAATATTGAATTGTACTGAAGGAATGGTTTGAATTGCCATGGgtttttttaggtttctgtgtGCACAAAGTTAAATTGAAAGCTTTTTCTCACTTTTTTGTACAATAGCTTCTGGTACTGTTTCTCGGTTTCTGGACTTCTCTTGAAAATGAGTAGCACCCTAAACCATGTTTATATGAATCGGTGGTGTCTTGGAAGTCTATGTAGGCTGGGAACAACTGTGGATATGGCACACATAATAATGAATGAAAGACTTAAGTTATTCATTCATCCGTGTTTTCAATCATATAAATGCAGACTAATGAAGTACACGTACAACGCGATCAAATAACAAGCACAGTAGCCAGCACAAGATGGTTTGTACAGTGTATCATTATAAAAAGAAGTCCATTTCCCAAATAAAATGTCAAGGGCACCAACAAGTCATTATCAACCATGACAAAAAGTTAGTGGCTAGAAAGTTGTTTAATCTGTTTGACTGGACTTTATTTAGAGGGTGTCACAATATACCAAAACATATACAGGCTTACTTTACGTAATTCATCATCTTGTAATAGGACAAGTCTACAAGCCCGAATAAGCATACTTTCCAAAGCGCCAACAATCAGTTTCTAGTCACATAACAAAGGATGACCTCTTGACACACCTCTTTGATGCACTTAATTGTCTGCTTTCATTTTCAGGAGTACATAATTAGGGAGACATTAAGGCTTGAGTAGTacgttttctttgtgtgcacaTTCATTCGCGATGTCCGTCTTACTTCTCTCATTTTGGCTATGCACAGGTCAGGCCTAAAGACTGATTTTACATTTCCTGCCCTCACTATCTGACTAGTACGGCAGCATCAATTTAAAGTTAAAGCTTTAAATGGACATTTAGACACAGCATCCGGGATCATACACATTAATATTTTTCAACGATCTATGGTTATTTAGCTTTTAAAGTCAGCCGGTACATACTACATGTTCTGTACAGTCAAACTATTGTAATTATTCTGAGGCTGAAGTCAGCTGATGCCGCTGACATTCACAGTCACATGGTGATTTCATTAGTTTTGCTTCTTTTGAAACACTTTTCATAACGCCAGGATTAGCATCACAGACTTTCTTTGAAACAAGGGGATATCTCTCGTGGGAAAACCAGTGTTTTTTGACAACAGTGTCTTGGTTTTGTGGGAGTGACCATCACAAGAATAGATCATAAGATGCAAATGGAGTATTCCCAGAATGCCCCTTTTAAAGGATAAAGTTCAGGCATGAAGAATAAGGAGATCAATCATTTTGATAATATAATCAAGAGTTACAAGCAACAATTCAAAGGCTGATGTCCACAGCACTGTGGTTTGTGTCAGATGACAGCAACAGTATGTCACACATAATTTACTGAGGATTTGATCTGCCTCACCATATCAACGTTAGACTTTCATGTTACTAACGTCTGGGAGATCAAAATGAAAGACCAAGTGAACTAAAAGAAGAAAGTTAAAACCAACATTTTGTGTAGCTGACGTATTTACCCTCCAAAACTAGAAACGTTGTTAAAAACTGACATCCATCAGATTTTAGAAAATATCTGTCTACAGACTGATAAGACATCACGAACAAGAATACAAATGCCACaacaacaaagacaacagaaatCCCCTAGAACCAAAACCAAAATCCTCTAAAAGAAGTTTATCTCTGCTCGCTGTTCTAGGTCAGGTTCATGATGACTTTTGATCCCTTGGATCACTTGGTTCTTCCAGCAATCAAATAAGGATTTacagtagaaaaaaagaaaagaaataaagataCAAATAGAGTCATCCAATGAAAAAGTCCTTcaaagggttgtttttttttaaagatcctCATCAAACATaacactttgcttttttctccctcttttcaCAAAGTACTTGTGCTTTCTAAAAATCCTCTCAGGGTAATCAGATCTGAAttggtacaaaaacaaaaacacaaccacATATTATAATTTAAGTTTTTACTGATTTGTTGCTGGTAAGTGAGCTTTAAGATGACAAATCAGATGATTCGGTTGGAAAATCTTATCTTAATCTCAATCTGCCGAAGTCATTCACTAGTTGGAACAGGTATTGATGTTCTTGCCGTCAGCAGCGTCCTCCACCAGTGCTAAGTGATAGTCCGTGGACAGTGTGAAGTgggacacgcagcccaccaaGCCTCCAATGTACTGTCTGTTTGTGTGAAGCGCTATCTCCTTCATGCCACCTCAAGACAAAGAACAGAGAGAGCGCAAACATACAGATGTGAAAATGATCTCTTAATCTTTATCATTTTACGGGTTTAGAGATTTGAGGTTTCACTTACCAACATATAAGGGTCCATTGATATTAAGTTGTCTCATTTTACCAGGCGCCCTGCCTGTCTTTGCCCCGTAGTCATCTACAGTCAGCTTTCCTGACTGGCCATCCCTGAATACAGTAAATCAGTTAGTCAAACTGAGAAACTGAACTTTTAATTTGTGCATAACATTTTtgttatatataaaaataaaatattgaccTTAGATTTTATATTTAACACAGGGATTGAAAGGTGATTTGCGGTAGCAAAAGACTGTAAAGAATGACCTACAACTGCTACTTCTACCGGATCTGTTGGTTTATAAATGGTATAATAAGGCTATAATGCAATATGTTATTATAAAGACTAAGAGAGGCAATTTAAAGTAAAGAGCCACAGTGGAATGTGATCAACATACTGGATATCCACTTGACAGGATTTCATGAGCTTACCTCACAGCTTTGACTCTGTGCCACTTTCCATCGCTAAAGGTCCCGTTGATGACAATGTTGGCTACACCACTGCCCAGGTTGTAACTACAACAACATGGAAATGCATACACGTACAGCAGACTGCAGTGGAATTACATTTTTATGGTACAAGCCTGATTAATCCTGATTCTCTTAGTGATCATGGTCCTCACAcagaccttttttttgtttttagctctACCTCTGCTGAGcacgtacagtggggcaaaaaagtatttagtcagccaccgattgtgcaagttcccccacttaaaatgatgacagaggtcagtaatttgcaccagaggtacacttcaactgtgagagacagaatgtgaaaaaaaatccatgaatccacatggtaggatttgtaaagaatttatttgtaaatcagggtggaaaataagtatttggtcaataacaaaaatacaactcaatactttgtaacataacctttgttggcaataacagaggtcaaacgtttactataggtctttaccaggtttgcacacacagtagctggtattttggcccattcctccatgcagatcttctcgagagcagtgatgttttggggctgtcgccgagcaacacggactttcaactcccgccacagattttctatggggttgaggtctggagactggctaggccactccaggactttcaaatgcttcttacggagccactcctttgttgcccaggcggtgtgttttgggtcattgtcatgttggaagacccagcctcgtttcatcttcaaagttctcactgatggaaggaggttttggctcaaaatctcacgatacatggccccattcattctgtccttaacacggatcagtcgtcctgtccccttggcagaaaaacagccccatagcatgatgtttccacccccatgcttcacagtaggtatggtgttcttgggatgcaactcagtattcttctttctccaaacacgaccagttgagtttataccaaaaagttctactttggtttcatctgaccacatgacattctcccaatcctctgctgtatcatccatgtgctctctggcaaacttcagacgggcctggacatgcactggcttcagcagcggaacacgtctggcactgcgggatttgattccctgccgttgtagtgtgttactgatggtgacctttgttactttggtcccagctctctgcaggtcattcaccaggtccccccgtgtggttctgggatctttgctcaccgttctcatgatcattttgaccccacgggatgagatcttgcgtggagccccagatcgagggagattatcagtggtcttgtatgtcttccattttctgatgattgctcccactgttgattttttcacaccaagctgcttgcctattgtagagtcactcttcccagtctggtgcaggtctacaatacttttcctggtgtccttcgaaagctctttggtcatggccatggcggagtttggagtctgactgtttgaggctgtggacaggtgtcttttatacagatgatgagttcaaacaggtgccattcatacaggtaacgagtgggggacagaaaagcttcttacagaagacgttacaggtctgtgagagccagagattttccttgtttgaggtgaccaaatacttattttccaccctgatttacgaataaattctttacaaatcctaccatgtgaattcatggattttttttttcacattctgtctctcacagttgaagtgtacctctggtaaaaattactgacctctgtcatcattttaagtgggggaacttgcacaatcggtggctgactaaatacttttttgccccacagTAGCTCACTACCCCTTGATGGCATCGGCAGTCATACTCGATTATTACTGTCCTTC is drawn from Maylandia zebra isolate NMK-2024a linkage group LG12, Mzebra_GT3a, whole genome shotgun sequence and contains these coding sequences:
- the LOC101485615 gene encoding putative defense protein Hdd11; protein product: MELLWPGLLILQMFCFINGYPNGAPSGACEDMLPRHSGVLPQPSPAPYTILTNARVFQPGKPITVTIVGPKYRGVLLEARIGGGLNAVGTWQRPPPDTKFLQCAHNPRGAVTHSNTNLKGNSTVYSWIPPNCEGPVYFMATVAQQRTVFWVNIRSMDLTRGKTGGLDLAVGASAGMAEGKPLLPLVICFLILNILA